Proteins co-encoded in one Cryomorphaceae bacterium 1068 genomic window:
- a CDS encoding tetratricopeptide repeat protein — MNPNLNRIQLIAMFCIVLLNALVSHEVSAQGSGNLINAQIDSLYNEAWAVSRTQPEKMLEILEDVKELHTKQDKAHKVGVLYYYQGIAHKNLSNFDESEKWFDTYIAFQKQRQDTFRISAGLMAKANLYSDQGKFAESTGAASETMSYAEAIGDTHLVIIASSKIGYMLTEAERYEEAMEYHYRSNLLARAIADLPQEEITYTNMGLTYEKQNQLDSAYVYYKKAYDMGESMNSDYNKVINRYNLATVLIKLKRYSEAKPLVSGCMSLADGINIPSLRVASRQLFGDILMVEGDYAQVVQMMDSLSGMLNHELGLKDEMEIIEMRAEAHRLNGDFESALNDYMVFKSLNDSLIGADSREKLNELEVRYETDRREQQIALLDLKDKASQDMISQKDRTILIGGIGLTLITVLAVVLFFLFRSYREQKEELSKALSAKELLLREIHHRVKNNLQIVSSLLSLQGRSLNDESALEAINAGKSRVRSMALIHQSLYQRENLTGVNVKEYVEKLTSELFRTYDVEEDRVQLTHQIEIQELDVDTLVPLGLIINELVTNSLKYAFPEDRSGKLIVALIHENSELLLKVIDDGVGFDKSAVRENAFGQKLVASLTKQLKGEMTVDSTAGTGTTVQLLVRRFS; from the coding sequence ATGAATCCTAATCTAAATCGAATACAGCTAATTGCGATGTTTTGCATAGTACTGCTCAACGCCCTAGTTAGCCATGAGGTCTCCGCTCAAGGCTCTGGTAACCTAATTAATGCACAAATAGATTCGCTTTACAATGAAGCGTGGGCTGTATCGCGCACACAACCCGAAAAAATGCTTGAAATCCTTGAAGATGTAAAGGAACTGCACACAAAGCAGGACAAGGCACATAAAGTGGGAGTGCTTTACTATTACCAAGGAATTGCTCACAAAAATCTCAGCAATTTTGATGAAAGTGAGAAATGGTTTGATACGTATATAGCTTTTCAAAAGCAGAGACAAGATACGTTTCGGATTTCTGCAGGGTTAATGGCCAAAGCAAATCTCTATTCTGACCAAGGGAAATTTGCAGAGAGCACAGGAGCAGCTTCTGAAACAATGAGTTATGCTGAGGCTATAGGTGATACGCACTTAGTAATCATAGCGAGTAGCAAAATCGGTTATATGCTTACCGAAGCAGAGCGGTATGAGGAGGCGATGGAGTATCATTATCGCTCCAATTTGCTGGCTCGTGCTATTGCCGACTTACCGCAAGAGGAAATTACCTACACCAATATGGGGCTGACTTATGAAAAGCAGAACCAGTTGGATTCAGCCTATGTGTACTACAAAAAGGCTTATGATATGGGAGAAAGCATGAACAGCGACTACAATAAAGTGATCAATCGCTACAACTTGGCGACAGTGCTCATAAAATTGAAACGATACTCCGAAGCGAAGCCCCTCGTTTCGGGATGCATGTCGCTAGCCGATGGGATCAATATTCCTTCACTTAGGGTAGCAAGTCGACAACTTTTTGGAGATATTTTGATGGTAGAAGGGGATTATGCACAAGTTGTACAAATGATGGATTCCTTATCGGGAATGCTTAACCATGAGCTGGGACTAAAAGACGAGATGGAGATAATCGAAATGCGCGCTGAGGCGCATCGGCTAAATGGTGACTTTGAGTCTGCGCTAAATGATTATATGGTTTTTAAATCCCTCAATGACAGCCTAATCGGAGCTGATAGTCGAGAAAAGCTCAATGAGCTAGAAGTGAGGTACGAGACAGACCGAAGAGAACAGCAAATTGCTCTTTTAGACCTTAAAGACAAAGCTTCTCAGGACATGATTTCTCAAAAAGATCGCACCATCCTCATTGGTGGAATAGGACTCACACTTATCACCGTTTTGGCTGTTGTTCTCTTCTTCTTATTCCGCAGTTACCGCGAGCAGAAAGAGGAACTGTCCAAAGCGTTGTCTGCAAAAGAGCTCCTGCTTCGAGAAATTCATCACCGCGTAAAAAATAATCTGCAAATCGTTTCAAGCCTTCTTTCATTGCAGGGTAGAAGTCTCAATGATGAATCAGCCCTCGAAGCGATCAATGCAGGTAAGAGCCGTGTTCGTTCCATGGCGCTTATTCATCAGAGCCTCTACCAGCGAGAAAACCTTACAGGTGTAAATGTAAAGGAGTACGTCGAGAAGCTTACTTCCGAGCTCTTTCGCACCTACGACGTAGAAGAAGACCGTGTACAATTGACTCATCAAATTGAGATTCAGGAGTTAGACGTAGACACCTTGGTGCCTCTTGGTTTAATTATCAATGAATTAGTTACCAATTCTCTCAAGTATGCCTTCCCTGAGGACCGTTCGGGAAAACTAATAGTGGCGCTCATTCACGAGAATAGCGAACTCCTCCTCAAAGTAATTGACGATGGGGTAGGATTTGATAAGTCTGCGGTTCGGGAAAATGCTTTTGGGCAAAAACTGGTTGCATCACTTACTAAACAATTGAAAGGTGAGATGACAGTGGATAGCACGGCGGGTACGGGTACAACCGTTCAGCTTTTGGTTCGAAGATTTAGTTGA
- a CDS encoding T9SS type A sorting domain-containing protein encodes MKRIALLIFVLLSFTLHKIEAQGIDSLNLTSTYITLGESWYTDYYTNYSVYTNRSFFKDENDGLHMVFISNYKLIYCFSSDYGSTWSTDEISTDLDGTYKLAVIYADAEGNPYIAATVNPHFNYGNPTNIDYSEEFRFDVHFLFKDEGDWVVENVYTSNASNYGMEVSELYMDQNGDLVLIGNRFGWWTYGGAIYELTRSEGVWSDLNIIHEFSEASDNHFTFLSYSVLNINGTRDIIFCRYSYNIQNPELLSIHYDGENWSEPNSITGDLHHYVSWSMTTDTDGGSWLAYFSNDPTPQISLSIGLEDPIEMDIDLSLVDTIQSIKLHYLDYGFLDLIVNPLNSDTALLYVSEDYGVTWGEPIYADNTLFAGVLPTRDQFSNQTTDLEFMSVSRVSQVEPYGPDSLFYNHLDQIDSSTLGIDDYGELSNKLSVYPNPFSDIISLNCMLEEPSELNVRIFTLQGKMIAERRYQGNIGDNQISMNLGFLDSGTYIIEVLKSDQTRGNLQKATKKLVKL; translated from the coding sequence ATGAAAAGAATAGCACTACTAATTTTCGTTTTACTCTCCTTTACGCTCCACAAAATTGAAGCGCAGGGAATAGATTCTTTAAACCTGACCAGTACCTACATAACTCTGGGAGAAAGTTGGTACACCGACTACTACACAAACTATTCGGTCTACACGAATCGAAGTTTTTTTAAGGACGAAAACGACGGTTTGCACATGGTGTTTATATCAAACTATAAATTGATTTATTGTTTTTCATCTGACTATGGTAGCACATGGAGCACTGATGAAATCAGCACTGACTTAGATGGTACGTACAAACTAGCTGTGATTTATGCCGATGCTGAAGGGAATCCGTATATCGCTGCGACGGTTAATCCGCATTTCAATTATGGAAACCCTACCAATATCGATTACAGCGAGGAATTTAGATTTGATGTGCACTTCCTATTTAAGGATGAGGGAGACTGGGTAGTTGAAAATGTTTATACAAGCAATGCGAGCAACTACGGTATGGAAGTCAGCGAACTTTACATGGATCAGAATGGTGATTTGGTGTTGATTGGAAATCGTTTTGGATGGTGGACATATGGTGGTGCCATTTACGAGCTCACACGAAGCGAGGGAGTATGGTCTGATTTGAACATTATTCACGAATTCAGCGAAGCAAGTGACAATCATTTTACATTTCTTTCGTACAGTGTATTGAATATCAATGGAACCAGGGATATAATCTTTTGCAGGTACAGCTACAATATTCAAAACCCTGAATTATTGTCCATTCACTACGATGGAGAGAATTGGTCAGAACCTAATTCTATCACAGGAGATTTGCATCACTATGTGTCATGGAGTATGACCACTGATACGGATGGTGGGTCTTGGTTAGCATATTTCAGCAATGATCCTACCCCTCAGATTTCACTTTCCATTGGATTGGAAGATCCCATTGAAATGGATATAGATTTAAGTTTAGTAGATACGATTCAGTCTATCAAACTTCATTATTTGGACTATGGGTTTTTGGATTTGATTGTCAACCCTTTAAACTCTGACACCGCGTTATTGTATGTGAGTGAGGATTACGGTGTTACTTGGGGAGAACCTATATATGCTGATAACACTTTATTTGCAGGAGTATTACCGACAAGGGATCAGTTCAGCAATCAAACTACGGATCTTGAATTTATGAGTGTTTCAAGAGTTTCACAAGTAGAGCCTTATGGCCCTGATTCTCTATTTTACAACCATTTAGATCAAATAGATTCCTCCACATTGGGTATCGATGATTATGGGGAATTAAGCAATAAGTTGTCCGTTTATCCTAACCCATTTTCGGATATAATCAGCTTAAATTGCATGCTGGAAGAACCGAGTGAGTTGAATGTCAGAATATTCACTTTGCAAGGAAAAATGATCGCAGAAAGAAGATACCAGGGAAATATAGGCGATAATCAAATATCAATGAATCTGGGATTTTTAGATTCAGGAACCTATATTATCGAAGTGTTGAAATCTGATCAAACAAGAGGGAACCTACAAAAGGCTACAAAGAAGCTTGTTAAGCTTTAA
- a CDS encoding T9SS type A sorting domain-containing protein → MKAPIPSSIFLNAYFTDVIGLAENTLPDFKIYPNPSNGRFQIDVSDIDPGAFMGIYDLSGRIIHQERIRTSTLMEVQIEGASPGMYLMEIQSPEGKRTKKITIQ, encoded by the coding sequence ATGAAAGCACCAATACCGTCAAGTATTTTCCTAAATGCCTACTTCACTGATGTAATCGGTTTGGCAGAAAATACCTTGCCTGATTTCAAGATTTATCCCAACCCAAGCAATGGTCGCTTCCAGATAGATGTGTCAGACATTGATCCAGGTGCTTTTATGGGCATCTATGACCTCAGCGGCCGAATCATCCATCAAGAACGGATTCGGACTTCTACTTTGATGGAGGTTCAAATAGAAGGCGCTTCACCCGGAATGTACCTTATGGAAATTCAATCTCCCGAAGGAAAACGCACCAAAAAGATTACGATTCAATAG
- a CDS encoding DUF5668 domain-containing protein, with protein sequence MIKQKRAFLGVILVFIGAVILLNKMDIIPGNLWWLLKWYSIVIVVGIYNLLTGRVNTGIILCAIGGVFLFENLGFYELNWSYIWPIALIGLGLLFIFRNSLGKSGEEITGDTHFDSTNILGGGKLRVTSSPLKGGKVTSIMGGSEINLSKTEIQGEAVIDVFSLMGGAEIRTPENWNVINEVTSIMGGFEDSRSIQPTEGAPTLRIKGLTIMGGVELKS encoded by the coding sequence ATGATCAAACAAAAAAGAGCTTTTTTAGGTGTCATCCTCGTCTTTATAGGAGCCGTGATCCTTCTCAACAAAATGGATATCATTCCCGGCAACCTTTGGTGGCTGTTGAAGTGGTACAGCATTGTGATCGTTGTCGGCATCTACAATCTACTTACTGGTAGAGTCAATACGGGAATAATACTTTGTGCCATTGGAGGTGTCTTCCTGTTTGAGAACCTTGGATTCTACGAGTTGAATTGGTCCTACATTTGGCCAATAGCTCTGATTGGGCTTGGTTTGCTCTTTATATTCAGGAATTCATTAGGGAAATCTGGTGAAGAAATAACGGGAGATACCCATTTTGACTCTACTAATATCTTGGGTGGTGGAAAACTTCGAGTGACTAGCTCACCTCTAAAGGGTGGAAAAGTGACCAGCATTATGGGTGGTTCTGAAATCAACCTGTCGAAAACGGAAATTCAAGGCGAAGCCGTAATCGATGTTTTCAGCTTGATGGGTGGAGCCGAAATTCGGACACCTGAAAATTGGAACGTCATTAATGAAGTTACTTCCATTATGGGCGGCTTCGAAGACAGTCGGTCTATTCAGCCTACCGAAGGTGCCCCTACCCTTCGCATCAAAGGGTTGACGATTATGGGTGGAGTAGAACTAAAGAGCTAA
- a CDS encoding DUF3224 domain-containing protein, with protein sequence MSKTISGSFEVKLQPLESSAQDPLMGRMSIDKSFTGPLEGSSKGEMLTARTAVDSTAGYVAIEKFSGILEGKKGGFVLQHFGIMSGGNNRLILEVLPDSGTDELMGISGKMEIKRDRGHHYDFHYDLI encoded by the coding sequence ATGTCAAAGACTATCTCCGGCTCTTTCGAAGTCAAGCTACAACCATTGGAATCTTCAGCTCAAGACCCACTGATGGGGAGAATGAGCATTGACAAATCTTTCACCGGACCTCTTGAAGGATCGAGTAAAGGCGAAATGCTTACCGCCAGAACCGCTGTAGATTCTACGGCGGGCTATGTCGCGATCGAGAAGTTTTCAGGAATACTCGAGGGAAAGAAAGGTGGCTTTGTCCTCCAACACTTCGGGATTATGAGTGGTGGCAATAACCGCCTTATCTTAGAAGTATTGCCCGACTCGGGCACGGATGAGCTCATGGGAATATCAGGAAAGATGGAAATCAAACGTGATAGAGGTCACCATTACGATTTCCATTACGATTTGATTTAA
- a CDS encoding amino acid racemase — MKILGLIGGTSWHATQEYYRLINEGFCDANGSLESPKLILYSINIAVMRAHDKDKIIDTYTDVSKKLEQAGAEAIVICANTPHLVCDTVQKEIGIPFLHIADATGNEAKRLRLNKLGLLGTKPTMKGRFISGVLKENFGMEVITPEGDRFDTTHDYISNELTQGIFSDEAKSFYLQEIKRMKERGADGIILGCTELPILLKDTKADLPLLATTDLHAQMAVDFILS; from the coding sequence ATGAAAATATTGGGCTTAATCGGGGGCACCTCTTGGCACGCCACTCAAGAATATTATCGATTGATCAATGAAGGATTTTGCGACGCCAACGGTAGCTTGGAAAGCCCAAAACTTATTTTGTACAGCATCAACATCGCGGTGATGCGCGCTCACGACAAGGACAAAATCATAGATACTTACACAGATGTTTCGAAAAAACTCGAGCAAGCGGGTGCGGAAGCCATCGTGATTTGCGCCAATACTCCACACTTGGTTTGCGATACTGTGCAAAAGGAAATAGGCATTCCCTTTCTCCATATCGCTGATGCGACAGGAAATGAAGCGAAGCGGCTGAGGCTGAACAAACTCGGATTACTGGGAACCAAACCCACTATGAAAGGTAGGTTCATCTCGGGGGTGCTTAAGGAAAATTTTGGCATGGAAGTCATCACACCCGAAGGCGATCGATTTGACACCACCCACGATTACATTTCCAACGAGCTCACTCAAGGCATCTTTTCCGACGAAGCAAAAAGCTTTTATTTGCAGGAAATAAAAAGGATGAAGGAAAGAGGAGCCGATGGAATTATTTTGGGCTGTACAGAATTACCGATTCTGTTGAAAGACACAAAGGCGGATTTGCCCCTGCTGGCCACCACCGATCTCCACGCGCAAATGGCGGTAGACTTCATTCTCAGTTAG
- a CDS encoding outer membrane beta-barrel protein, whose translation MKRNLTLLLLNFLFLTGYTQNETPPIYVGLQVSPNFSYRVLSNNSGESSVDDDIDYLNNREEAALGYRLAAVMGIKVTEHWTLEAGIAYLRNCTRLNVTFGDDIEPRRGFVNDNEYTEGELETCLSYVGIPLRIIWSLGTEKTKVLASFGLSPQILLAQNTTAKLSNGDNTEEMDIDSFEDATGFNLSPSLGLGAEFKLSENFFLRAEGIARFGVVNINEDSPINSYTYSSELNVGIHYLLVKTPQGDS comes from the coding sequence ATGAAACGGAACCTTACTCTCTTGCTGCTCAATTTTTTGTTTTTGACGGGCTACACCCAAAATGAAACACCACCGATTTATGTTGGTCTGCAGGTCAGCCCGAATTTTTCTTATCGGGTATTGTCTAACAATTCGGGAGAATCGAGCGTCGACGATGATATCGATTACCTCAACAACCGCGAAGAAGCAGCCTTGGGTTATCGGTTAGCTGCAGTGATGGGAATCAAAGTTACTGAGCACTGGACTTTAGAAGCAGGTATCGCTTATTTAAGAAACTGTACCCGATTGAACGTCACATTTGGAGATGATATTGAACCGAGAAGAGGTTTCGTTAACGATAATGAATATACCGAAGGAGAGCTGGAGACATGCTTGTCTTATGTGGGTATTCCATTGAGAATCATATGGAGCTTGGGCACTGAGAAAACGAAGGTATTGGCGTCTTTCGGCCTGTCACCTCAAATACTTTTGGCACAAAATACCACAGCAAAACTTTCGAATGGAGACAATACAGAAGAAATGGATATTGATTCCTTTGAAGATGCCACTGGTTTTAATCTCAGTCCATCTCTAGGATTAGGAGCAGAGTTCAAGTTGAGTGAAAACTTCTTCCTCAGAGCAGAAGGCATTGCACGATTTGGAGTGGTAAATATAAATGAAGACTCTCCGATTAACTCATACACCTATAGCTCGGAACTAAATGTGGGAATCCATTACCTCCTTGTCAAAACACCACAAGGAGATTCTTAA
- a CDS encoding polysaccharide deacetylase family protein, with amino-acid sequence MNTVFSIDVEEWFHILETDSVSKTISDWDRYPSRINESMNMLFDVLDKHNVKATLFFLGWVGEKYPHIVKEACKRGHEIASHGYYHDLVYELGYKKFREDIRRSKALLEDLCGQEVRGYRAPGFSLTPEASWAYPALIEEGFTYSSSIYPAKRAHGFFTDFGDEPREIIYQGNSIVEFPMTVLEAPFTSLSCFGGGYFRLFPVSWYKAAAEMLKKKDKNLIFYIHPRDIDIEQPKLDLPMKRKIKSYINVGTTLSKIDKILEGENYTNFEKVIERTQISSLPKAIVHTEKGIERTFLNFEKRTGSVKEKRNPRRVIPIATTE; translated from the coding sequence GTGAATACAGTATTCAGCATCGACGTAGAAGAATGGTTCCATATTTTGGAAACAGATTCTGTGTCCAAAACTATCTCTGACTGGGATAGATACCCTAGTAGAATAAATGAGTCCATGAACATGCTTTTTGATGTTCTGGATAAGCACAACGTTAAAGCTACTCTATTCTTCTTGGGCTGGGTTGGTGAAAAATACCCCCACATCGTCAAGGAAGCTTGCAAGCGAGGACATGAAATTGCTTCTCACGGTTATTACCACGACTTGGTATATGAGTTGGGTTATAAGAAATTCAGAGAAGACATACGGCGTTCAAAAGCTCTTCTGGAAGATCTTTGCGGTCAGGAAGTAAGAGGATACAGAGCACCGGGATTCTCACTTACTCCAGAAGCCTCTTGGGCATACCCGGCCTTGATAGAAGAAGGATTTACTTACAGTTCCTCTATTTATCCCGCTAAGCGCGCTCACGGTTTTTTCACTGATTTTGGCGATGAGCCACGTGAAATCATTTATCAAGGAAACTCAATTGTTGAATTTCCAATGACCGTTTTGGAAGCTCCGTTTACTTCATTGTCCTGCTTTGGAGGTGGTTATTTCAGACTGTTCCCTGTTAGCTGGTACAAGGCTGCAGCCGAAATGTTGAAGAAAAAAGACAAGAATTTGATCTTTTATATCCACCCCAGAGATATTGATATCGAGCAACCTAAACTGGACCTACCGATGAAGAGAAAGATCAAATCATACATCAATGTAGGAACTACCTTATCGAAGATTGATAAGATTTTGGAAGGTGAAAACTATACCAACTTTGAAAAAGTAATCGAGAGAACTCAGATTAGCTCTTTGCCAAAGGCTATTGTCCACACAGAGAAAGGAATTGAACGGACCTTCTTAAATTTTGAAAAAAGAACAGGATCCGTCAAGGAAAAAAGAAACCCTCGTCGTGTGATTCCTATTGCCACTACTGAGTAA
- a CDS encoding alpha/beta hydrolase: protein MKNYLFILVSLFFTASITAQTFYKDLERVDSFDKIEYPYSVSKQAIFNGMEIAYMDEGSGSETILFIHGLGSYAPAWKKNIEELKNSYRCIAIDLPGYGRSSKGEYEGSMTFFSKSVIAFMDSIGLNKVVLAGHSMGGQISIVTALSHPDRVSKLVLVAPAGIETFSEGEKEWFRDAITAKGVMLTPLDAIESNLGHNFYKMPDDAFFMVEDRYAMTGAGEDFLWYCYGITKSIQGMVNQPVIRDLSKIKQPTLIVMGAADQLIPNRYLHGGSSAKIAEHGGELIPNSQVEVIKKAGHFVMFEKADEVNQLIVNFLN from the coding sequence ATGAAAAACTACCTCTTTATACTCGTAAGTCTGTTTTTTACGGCTTCTATCACAGCTCAAACTTTTTACAAAGATCTAGAGCGAGTTGATAGCTTTGATAAGATTGAATATCCCTATTCTGTTTCCAAACAGGCCATATTTAATGGGATGGAGATCGCCTACATGGACGAAGGCTCAGGAAGCGAGACCATTCTCTTCATTCATGGACTGGGGAGTTATGCGCCCGCTTGGAAGAAGAACATCGAAGAGTTGAAAAACAGTTACCGTTGCATTGCTATTGATCTGCCCGGATATGGCCGCTCTTCCAAAGGAGAGTACGAAGGCTCGATGACCTTTTTCTCCAAATCAGTAATTGCCTTTATGGATTCGATCGGTTTGAACAAAGTGGTTTTGGCGGGGCATTCGATGGGTGGACAAATCTCCATCGTAACGGCATTGAGTCATCCCGATCGTGTCAGTAAACTCGTCCTTGTAGCCCCGGCTGGAATTGAAACCTTTAGCGAAGGAGAGAAAGAGTGGTTTAGGGATGCCATTACCGCAAAGGGAGTTATGCTTACTCCTCTGGATGCCATAGAGTCCAACTTGGGTCACAACTTTTACAAGATGCCCGATGACGCCTTTTTCATGGTAGAAGATCGATATGCCATGACAGGAGCAGGAGAGGACTTTTTGTGGTATTGCTATGGCATTACCAAGTCCATTCAGGGAATGGTCAATCAACCCGTCATCCGAGATTTATCAAAAATCAAACAGCCTACTTTAATTGTCATGGGAGCTGCTGATCAGCTTATTCCCAATCGATACTTGCACGGAGGAAGCTCAGCAAAAATTGCCGAACATGGAGGCGAGCTCATTCCGAACTCACAGGTAGAGGTCATCAAAAAGGCGGGCCATTTTGTAATGTTCGAGAAAGCTGACGAAGTGAATCAGTTGATCGTGAATTTCCTGAACTAG
- a CDS encoding fibronectin type III domain-containing protein — MSKYFFLGLLSLGLVFTGCNDDDDDDDNTPGACATPTDLLVDDTEANSVTLSWTSTGSAWTIEYGETGFAQGSGTEVTADSNPFTVDGLMGDTDYDFYVRNNCADGSSSYAGPLSSATDNPIVGEWEAYDVGGTLSGAGVTEINATFMSNQQYEVFSTQDGAVTEFSGSYTVTGNDVAGIYEITLSQTTPDSRTAMGIVQVYSASPDSMWYEVVQTDPALTGVTPPTVSGGFGSTSGGFFGNNLVQKYLRVE, encoded by the coding sequence ATGAGTAAGTATTTTTTCTTGGGGCTATTGAGCCTTGGTCTAGTTTTTACAGGATGTAACGATGATGACGACGATGACGATAACACACCGGGTGCTTGTGCGACTCCTACAGACTTATTAGTCGATGACACCGAAGCAAACTCTGTGACATTATCTTGGACTTCAACAGGTTCAGCTTGGACTATTGAATATGGTGAAACCGGATTTGCCCAGGGAAGCGGAACAGAAGTTACGGCTGACAGCAATCCGTTTACAGTAGATGGATTGATGGGCGATACCGATTATGACTTCTATGTTCGTAATAATTGCGCTGATGGCAGCAGTTCGTATGCAGGTCCGTTGAGTTCCGCTACGGATAATCCCATTGTTGGAGAATGGGAAGCTTATGATGTAGGTGGTACTCTATCGGGTGCAGGTGTAACGGAAATCAACGCCACTTTCATGAGTAATCAACAATATGAAGTTTTTTCAACGCAGGATGGAGCTGTGACTGAATTTAGCGGAAGTTATACGGTCACAGGCAATGACGTAGCGGGTATTTACGAAATAACTTTGTCTCAGACCACACCGGATTCTCGCACTGCTATGGGAATTGTTCAAGTTTATTCTGCGTCTCCTGATTCAATGTGGTACGAGGTTGTTCAGACTGATCCTGCTCTGACAGGGGTTACTCCTCCCACAGTATCAGGAGGATTTGGTTCAACTTCAGGTGGGTTTTTTGGAAATAACCTAGTACAAAAATATCTACGAGTAGAATAA
- the menE gene encoding o-succinylbenzoate--CoA ligase: MNEFDWFVKWSEFSPGKVAVVEDEKEITYAQLNDKASDISGVLHRDYGLEKGDRIAILSSFSIELIALFGAAQKAGYILVPINTRLTPREVEYQIEDSKAKLVLSEPAFQEKLVENKNSQIGFADLRKKAEPYLNSLEENDPIFILYTSGTTGFPKGAIYTHKMLFWNSVNTALRLDLSSDDVTLNCMPAFHTGGWNVLITPLLHRGGTIWLQNDFVAEEVMEKLESSGSTLFMAVPTMLKMMVDTEAFKTADLSNIRYFIVGGEALPIPMIELWSEKNIPIRQGYGLTEVGPNVTSLHQSDTIRKRGSIGFYNFYVNGKIVNDSGAECGPNEVGELWLAGPNVTPGYWNNEEANQKSFSEGWFKTGDLVRKDSEGYIYVAGRKKEMYISGGENVYPREVEKVLQSHSAVADVAVVGVPDEKWGESGASFIVLKQNESLTQDELKAYCLKNLAKFKIPKYFFFENELPVNATGKIDKQKLSKSIKLQKPTKS; this comes from the coding sequence ATGAACGAGTTTGATTGGTTTGTAAAATGGTCTGAGTTCTCTCCCGGAAAGGTAGCTGTGGTAGAGGACGAAAAAGAAATAACATATGCGCAGCTAAATGATAAAGCATCTGATATTTCGGGGGTATTGCACCGCGACTATGGCTTGGAGAAAGGAGATCGAATAGCGATACTTTCCTCTTTTTCGATTGAACTGATCGCCCTCTTCGGTGCCGCCCAAAAGGCTGGATACATTTTAGTGCCCATCAATACCCGATTGACCCCACGCGAGGTGGAGTACCAAATTGAAGATTCAAAAGCGAAACTGGTTTTGTCGGAACCTGCCTTCCAAGAAAAGTTGGTCGAGAACAAAAACTCGCAGATCGGTTTTGCCGACCTGAGAAAAAAGGCTGAGCCTTATTTGAACTCACTCGAGGAAAATGATCCGATTTTCATCCTCTACACTTCGGGCACAACGGGTTTTCCCAAAGGAGCGATTTACACCCACAAGATGCTGTTTTGGAACAGTGTCAATACGGCGCTTCGGCTGGATTTGAGTTCTGATGACGTCACACTGAACTGCATGCCTGCTTTCCATACGGGTGGCTGGAATGTGCTGATCACTCCGCTGCTGCATCGCGGTGGAACCATTTGGTTGCAGAACGATTTCGTGGCCGAAGAAGTTATGGAAAAGCTCGAAAGCAGCGGCTCTACGCTCTTTATGGCTGTGCCGACGATGCTTAAAATGATGGTGGACACCGAAGCGTTCAAAACAGCCGACTTGTCCAACATCCGCTATTTCATCGTTGGTGGTGAGGCCTTGCCCATCCCCATGATCGAACTTTGGTCTGAAAAGAATATTCCGATTCGTCAGGGCTATGGTTTGACAGAAGTCGGCCCAAATGTTACCTCCCTTCATCAGAGCGATACCATTCGCAAGAGAGGCTCGATCGGGTTTTACAATTTCTACGTCAATGGAAAAATCGTGAACGATTCGGGCGCTGAATGTGGCCCCAATGAGGTGGGTGAATTATGGCTGGCTGGCCCCAATGTGACCCCGGGCTATTGGAACAACGAAGAGGCCAATCAAAAGTCTTTCTCTGAAGGCTGGTTCAAAACGGGCGACTTGGTCAGGAAAGATAGCGAAGGCTATATTTACGTAGCGGGGCGGAAAAAAGAAATGTACATCAGCGGTGGAGAAAACGTTTACCCTCGTGAAGTGGAGAAGGTACTGCAATCCCATTCTGCCGTTGCAGATGTTGCAGTGGTAGGCGTTCCCGACGAAAAATGGGGTGAATCTGGAGCGAGTTTTATCGTACTCAAACAGAATGAATCCCTCACTCAAGATGAGCTAAAAGCGTACTGTCTGAAGAATCTGGCAAAATTTAAAATTCCAAAATATTTCTTCTTTGAAAATGAACTTCCCGTAAACGCTACAGGGAAAATTGACAAGCAGAAACTTTCAAAATCAATTAAACTTCAAAAACCAACAAAATCATGA